In the genome of Pseudopipra pipra isolate bDixPip1 chromosome 4, bDixPip1.hap1, whole genome shotgun sequence, one region contains:
- the LOC135412808 gene encoding acrosin-like → MLLLCLLVLLAACGPALGTWNTCGGVCGVRSMTSDEDQGKTRVVGGTSAEEGAWPWLVSIQDPEISGTGHLCGGSLISTQWVLTAAHCFVDARNISAMRVVIGATQLTELGPGAEVRQIQRLLVHENYNAADQSNDIALLELDRPAECNLYVQLGCVPNATVDVSELETCYVAGWGATTARAQKSSDILQEAQVHLINVQLCNSSDWYAGDVHTHNLCAGHPEGGIDTCQGDSGGPLMCKDNDADYFWVVGVTSWGKGCARAKRPGIYTSTQHFYDWIVIQMGLLPDVGAPTTARTWGYYPTATQPWGPFPTAAWPTQNPWPRPPATQPPWPRPPATQPPWPRPPATQPPRPRPPATQPPWPRPPTTQPPRPRPPTTQPPRPRPPTTQPPWPRPPTTQPPWPRPPATQPPWPRPPTTQPPWPRPPTTQPPWPRPPTTQIPKPPPPPPPPPPPPPTPVPKPKPPPTPVDKSCPYPVTKLVKFFTQMEKLLQALQGKTA, encoded by the exons ATgcttctgctctgcctcctcGTCCTGCTGGCCGCCTGCGGGCCTGCACTGGGCACGTGGAACACCTGCGG gggggtctgtggggtccGGTCCATGACTTCTGATGAGGACCAAGGCAAGACCCGTGTTGTGGGTGGCACAAGTGCTGAGGAAGGGGCCTGGCCCTGGCTCGTCAGCATCCAGGATCCCGAGATATCAGGCACGGGGCATCTGTGCGGAGGTTCCCTCATCAGCACACAGTGGGTCCTCACAGCGGCCCACTGCTTCGTCGATGCCAG AAACATCAGCGCTATGCGCGTGGTGATCGGGGCCACCCAGCTGACCGAGCTGGGCCCTGGGGCTGAAGTGCGCCAGATCCAGCGGCTGCTGGTTCACGAGAACTACAATGCTGCCGACCAGAGCAACGACATTGCGCTGCTGGAACTGGACCGGCCTGCCGAGTGCAACCTCTACGTCCAGCTGGGCTGTGTGCCCAATGCCACGGTGGATGTGTCAGAGCTGGAGACCTGCTATGTCGCTGGCTGGGGTGCCACCACTGCAAGAG CTCAAAAATCAAGTGATATCCTGCAGGAGGCCCAGGTCCACCTCATCAATGTCCAGCTCTGTAACAGCAGCGATTGGTACGCTGGGGATGTCCACACCCACAACTTGTGTGCTGGCCATCCAGAGGGAGGCATTGACACCTGCCAG GGTGACAGCGGTGGTCCTCTCATGTGCAAAGACAATGACGCTGACTACTTCTGGGTTGTTGGAGTGACCAGCTGGGGAAAAGGCTGTGCAAGAGCAAAACGGCCTGGAATCTATACCTCCACTCAGCACTTCTATGACTGGATTGTCATCCAGATGGGCCTGCTCCCAGATGTAGGCGCTCCTACGACAGCACGGACGTGGGGTTATTATCCAACTGCCACACAACCCTGGGGTCCGTTTCCGACCGCTGCATGGCCCACTCAGAATCCATGGCCAAGACCACCCGCCACACAGCCACCATGGCCAAGACCACCCGCCACACAGCCACCATGGCCAAGACCACCCGCCACACAGCCACCACGACCAAGACCACCCGCCACACAGCCACCATGGCCAAGACCACCCACCACACAGCCACCACGGCCAAGACCACCCACCACACAGCCACCACGGCCAAGACCACCCACCACACAGCCACCATGGCCAAGACCACCCACCACACAGCCACCATGGCCAAGACCACCTGCCACACAGCCACCATGGCCAAGACCACCCACCACACAGCCACCATGGCCAAGACCACCCACCACACAGCCACCATGGCCAAGACCACCCACCACTCAGATACCAAAgccgccaccaccaccaccaccaccgccaccaccaccaccaaccCCCGTTCCGAAGCCGAAGCCACCACCAACACCAGTGGACAAGTCTTGCCCATATCCAGTCACGAAGCTGGTGAAATTCTTCACTCAGATGGAGAAGCTCCTGCAGGCCCTACAGGGAAAAACAGCTTGA